From a single Lolium rigidum isolate FL_2022 chromosome 7, APGP_CSIRO_Lrig_0.1, whole genome shotgun sequence genomic region:
- the LOC124675908 gene encoding histone deacetylase 6-like, whose product MAASGEGASLPSPAGGDDGRRRRVSYFYEPTIGDYYYGQGHPMKPHRIRMAHSLVVHYGLHRLLELSRPFPASKADIGRFHSEDYVSFLASATGNPNILAPSTVKRFNVGEDCPVFDGLFPFCQASAGGSIGAAVKLNRGDADITVNWAGGLHHAKKSEASGFCYVNDIVLAILELLKFHRRVLYVDIDVHHGDGVEEAFFTTNRVMTVSFHKYGDFFPGTGHITDIGAGEGKHYAVNVPLCDGIDDATFRDLFQCIIKRVMEVYQPEVVVLQCGADSLAGDRLGCFNLSVKGHADCLRFLRSFNVPMMLLGGGGYTIRNVARCWCYETAVAVGVEPENKLPYNDYYEYFGPDYNLHIEPRTVEDLNKKNDLENIKNMILEHLSKLEHVPSVQFHDRPSDPEGPEEMEEDMDKRPAQRSRLWSGGAYDSDTEDPENMKSKTNELTAKSILKDESNDDL is encoded by the exons ATGGCGGCTTCCGGCGAGGGAGCGTCGCTGCCGTCTCCGGCGGGTGGCGACgacggccgccgccgtcgcgtgaGCTACTTCTACGAGCCCACGATTGGCGACTACTACTACGGGCAGGGCCACCCGATGAAGCCGCACCGCATCCGCATGGCGCACTCGCTAGTCGTCCACTACGGTCTGCACCGCCTACTCGAGCTCTCCCGCCCCTTCCCCGCCTCCAAAGCCGACATCGGCCGCTTCCACTCCGAGGATTACGTCTCCTTCCTCGCCTCCGCCACCGGCAACCCCAACATCCTCGCCCCCAGCACCGTCAAGCGCTTCAACGTCGGGGAGGACTGCCCCGTCTTTGACGGCCTCTTCCCCTTCTGCCAGGCCTCCGCCGGGGGTAGCATCGGCGCCGCCGTCAAGCTCAACCGGGGCGACGCCGACATCACCGTCAACTGGGCCGGCGGCCTCCACCACGCCAAGAAGAGCGAGGCATCTGGGTTCTGCTATGTCAACGACATCGTCCTCGCCATCCTCGAGCTTTTGAAGTTCCACAGG CGTGTGCTATACGTAGACATTGATGTCCACCACGGAGATGGTGTGGAGGAGGCCTTCTTCACTACGAACCGAGTCATGACTGTTTCTTTCCACAAGTATGGGGACTTCTTTCCTGGAACAGGACATATAACTGATATTGGAGCAGGTGAAGGGAAACATTATGCTGTAAATGTCCCCCTGTGTGATGGCATTGATGATGCCACCTTCCGTGATTTGTTCCAATGCATCATTAAGAGAGTAATGGAGGTTTATCAGCCAGAGGTAGTTGTTCTCCAATGTGGCGCTGACTCTTTGGCTGGAGATAGGTTAGGTTGCTTCAATCTGTCTGTAAAAGGCCATGCAGACTGCCTTCGTTTCCTTAGGTCATTCAATGTTCCTATGATGCTTTTGGGGGGTGGAGGTTACACCATCAGAAATGTTGCTCGCTGCTGGTGCTAtgag ACTGCAGTTGCTGTTGGCGTTGAACCTGAGAACAAGTTGCCTTATAATGACTACTATGAGTACTTTGGCCCTGACTATAATCTTCACATTGAACCAAGAACTGTGGAAGATCTGAATAAGAAAAATGACTTGGAGAATATAAA GAACATGATACTGGAGCATCTTTCAAAATTAGAACATGTTCCAAGCGTTCAATTCCATGACAGACCATCAGATCCTGAAGGCCCAGAAGAG ATGGAGGAGGATATGGACAAGAGACCAGCTCAGCGCAGCAGATTATGGAGCGGAGGAGCTTATGATTCTGACACAGAAGATCCTGAGAACATGAAAAGCAAGACTAACGAGTTAACTGCCAAATCTATCTTGAAG GATGAATCGAATGATGATTTGTAG